In one window of Kosmotoga pacifica DNA:
- a CDS encoding tRNA (adenine-N1)-methyltransferase: protein MIKSGDRVLVLTDDDSRYLITLKEGGIFGTHLGNILHEEIIGKEYGDVIKIGRSLAYLLKPGIVDHIFTLNRRTQIVYPKDMGFIILMLDIKDGDLVIECGAGSGSMTGAFARFVGPNGRVVSYERREKFMERARENVSRLGLEKRVTFKLKDIEEGIDETNADAFFLDIPEPVPHLKNVLNSLKGGGRFCVLCPTTNQVQDVLEALKELGAVDVEVWEIFVRKMKTNPKRFRPEDRMVGHTAYLIFGVKVSRGGEIG from the coding sequence TTGATAAAATCCGGGGATAGAGTCCTCGTACTTACCGATGATGATTCGCGTTATTTAATAACCTTGAAAGAAGGCGGGATATTTGGTACCCACCTTGGTAACATACTGCATGAAGAGATCATTGGGAAAGAGTATGGGGATGTCATAAAGATCGGTAGAAGCTTGGCATATTTGCTGAAGCCCGGCATCGTAGACCACATATTCACCCTCAACAGACGAACGCAGATCGTCTATCCCAAAGATATGGGCTTTATCATATTAATGCTTGATATAAAAGACGGCGATCTGGTGATCGAATGTGGAGCGGGGAGCGGTTCAATGACAGGCGCTTTTGCAAGGTTCGTTGGACCGAATGGAAGGGTCGTTTCTTACGAGAGAAGAGAAAAATTCATGGAGCGTGCAAGGGAGAATGTCAGCCGTCTCGGGTTAGAGAAACGGGTAACCTTCAAGTTGAAAGACATCGAAGAGGGAATCGACGAAACAAATGCTGACGCTTTTTTCCTCGATATTCCAGAGCCCGTACCACATCTAAAAAACGTCCTCAATTCCCTCAAAGGTGGGGGAAGGTTTTGTGTCCTTTGTCCTACGACAAATCAGGTTCAGGACGTTCTTGAAGCCCTGAAAGAACTGGGGGCAGTGGATGTAGAAGTGTGGGAAATTTTCGTTAGAAAGATGAAGACAAATCCAAAGAGGTTTAGACCAGAGGACAGAATGGTCGGCCATACTGCCTATTTGATCTTTGGTGTGAAAGTCTCTAGAGGAGGCGAGATTGGATGA
- a CDS encoding peptidylprolyl isomerase, whose amino-acid sequence MNRRHWLRKIQVPVIWAIAVLFGAGVIWWSVATYMSGRKINTSSTTDLNIENTIAYLTKNGTPLEDERYWITYSEFTGTVRDSLDGLKKQGIVLDPYFGDAQRPSEMDYRYGILLSLVDQKVLSYYAFNKGIYPTKEELDAETNKIVDQYTSSEEYKLQIEQLYGSVEAFRQLVAKYVTNELLQTKVMNDIFPNLDNDIKEYFAENKDEIKNKYEKVEASHILVDSEASATEIKNLIESGDVSFSEAASEFSIDAQSAMLGGSLGSFGHGQMVPEFEEAVFSATPGVIVGPVKTEYGYHLIEVATKTTFDTYDELVKSPVYEQVKKDYQNQEFNTWLKEYKEKEGIGYVINEPDLKLYEEYKKSESEEAKAAFLEKLENSLFDSEGNIVIVNSFLAPALYVQLTDEKLDNLDSEIFKLKSMIELYENLPATVTSLTTEEIENKVAELEDSTDTELKTLYSNAKRLKDYEAETGLTGKEDVNTKLAELKAEKEELDAKFARVVKFLYENIPYSSKVIEYAYKVDNANPEVVYRYNELKYNQNLKPLLKDPATLENYVNYYKQYFGDNARSFLIDYPLQSIEQELNQKVIKPTDVATELKVNALFLLVDAYEKLANISSGTPLYQIYLLGEKRYLEELNELMPGDTNIGNRIEAIDTLLKAPLESPTPEATE is encoded by the coding sequence ATGAACAGAAGACATTGGCTCAGAAAAATCCAGGTCCCAGTTATATGGGCAATTGCCGTCCTTTTCGGAGCGGGGGTTATATGGTGGTCGGTGGCCACTTATATGTCCGGAAGAAAGATCAACACTAGTTCAACAACGGATTTAAACATTGAAAATACCATTGCTTATTTGACAAAAAACGGGACACCACTTGAAGACGAAAGATACTGGATAACCTATTCTGAGTTTACGGGAACCGTTCGAGATTCTCTCGATGGTCTTAAGAAACAGGGAATTGTGCTTGACCCTTACTTTGGAGATGCTCAACGCCCGAGTGAAATGGACTACAGATATGGTATCCTTTTGAGCCTTGTGGACCAAAAGGTACTCAGTTACTACGCATTTAATAAAGGCATATACCCCACAAAAGAAGAACTCGACGCCGAGACAAACAAGATCGTTGATCAGTACACTTCAAGCGAAGAGTATAAGCTTCAGATAGAACAGCTTTATGGCTCGGTCGAAGCTTTTAGGCAGCTTGTGGCAAAATATGTTACAAACGAACTGCTGCAAACAAAGGTGATGAACGATATTTTCCCGAACCTCGACAATGATATCAAGGAGTATTTCGCTGAAAACAAGGACGAAATCAAAAACAAGTACGAGAAAGTTGAAGCCAGTCACATCCTTGTTGACTCTGAGGCCAGTGCTACCGAGATAAAGAATCTCATCGAAAGCGGAGACGTTTCTTTCTCAGAAGCGGCGAGTGAGTTTTCAATTGATGCTCAGAGTGCAATGTTGGGTGGAAGCTTGGGTAGTTTCGGACATGGCCAGATGGTTCCTGAATTTGAAGAAGCGGTTTTCAGCGCTACGCCGGGAGTCATTGTTGGTCCGGTAAAAACTGAATATGGTTACCATCTTATAGAGGTAGCCACTAAAACGACCTTTGACACCTATGACGAGCTTGTAAAAAGTCCCGTCTACGAACAGGTCAAAAAGGATTATCAGAATCAGGAATTCAATACCTGGCTCAAAGAATACAAAGAAAAGGAAGGCATTGGTTATGTCATCAATGAGCCTGATTTGAAGCTATACGAAGAATACAAAAAATCAGAAAGCGAAGAGGCTAAGGCGGCTTTCCTTGAAAAACTGGAAAATTCCCTCTTTGATTCCGAAGGCAATATTGTCATCGTGAACAGTTTCCTCGCTCCCGCTCTATATGTTCAGCTCACCGATGAAAAGCTCGACAACCTCGATTCCGAGATTTTTAAATTGAAGAGTATGATAGAGCTATATGAAAATCTGCCGGCAACTGTGACCTCCCTCACCACAGAAGAAATAGAGAACAAAGTCGCAGAGCTTGAGGACAGTACCGACACAGAACTCAAAACTTTATATTCCAATGCTAAAAGGTTGAAAGATTATGAAGCTGAAACTGGACTCACAGGAAAAGAAGACGTCAATACGAAACTGGCAGAGCTTAAAGCTGAGAAAGAAGAACTCGATGCGAAATTCGCGCGCGTCGTGAAATTCCTCTACGAAAACATTCCCTACTCCAGCAAAGTAATTGAATACGCATACAAAGTTGACAACGCAAATCCTGAAGTCGTTTACAGATACAACGAACTAAAATACAATCAAAACTTAAAACCTTTACTAAAGGATCCAGCGACTCTTGAAAATTATGTCAACTATTACAAGCAGTACTTCGGAGACAATGCGAGAAGTTTCCTCATCGATTATCCACTTCAGAGTATCGAACAGGAGCTGAACCAAAAAGTCATCAAACCAACTGATGTAGCGACAGAACTTAAAGTAAATGCCCTGTTCTTACTGGTGGACGCTTATGAGAAGCTCGCAAACATTTCAAGTGGTACACCGCTTTACCAGATTTACTTGCTGGGTGAAAAGCGCTATCTTGAAGAACTCAACGAGCTAATGCCTGGAGACACAAACATCGGCAACAGGATCGAGGCGATAGACACGCTCTTGAAGGCGCCCTTAGAATCACCCACCCCTGAAGCCACTGAATAA
- the hisS gene encoding histidine--tRNA ligase has translation MIRRIKGTQDIYFEEMKYWHYVESAVRKVTKLYAFEEIRTPIFEATELFKRSVGESTDVVQKEMYTFEDKGGRSITLRPEGTASVARAFVENGFINLGAPIKLYYMGPMFRYERPQAGRLRQFHQIGIETLGSQHPMADYEIIEFAVTFLKRLKIDDVKLYINSVGCEKCRPTYRQALKDYYADKIDGLCGDCKRRYDLNIMRLLDCKVDGDIAAKAPTIHSYLCDECSAHFNELQELLKANDIDYEIDQRLVRGLDYYTKTAFEIRADSLGSQNQILGGGRYDGLVEYIGGKFVPAVGFAAGIERIIMVLKSLGITPETEDIPSVAILPMGKESFALAFEYARRFRRRGLSVFVDVMDRNLRNRLKHAARIGAKIAVILGEEEVEKNMVTIKVLDTGSQFKVDGDFAARFVQEKLKEI, from the coding sequence ATGATAAGGCGAATCAAAGGAACTCAGGACATTTATTTCGAGGAGATGAAATACTGGCATTACGTCGAGTCGGCGGTACGGAAAGTTACTAAACTCTACGCCTTTGAAGAGATAAGAACACCTATCTTTGAAGCGACGGAACTTTTTAAGCGCAGCGTGGGTGAGTCCACGGACGTGGTACAGAAAGAAATGTACACCTTCGAAGACAAGGGCGGAAGGTCAATAACCCTCAGGCCCGAAGGCACAGCGAGTGTGGCACGGGCTTTCGTGGAAAATGGTTTCATAAATCTCGGCGCTCCTATTAAGCTTTACTATATGGGCCCGATGTTCAGATATGAAAGGCCTCAGGCAGGCAGGTTAAGGCAATTCCACCAGATCGGCATTGAGACGCTGGGTTCTCAACATCCGATGGCCGATTATGAAATAATCGAATTCGCTGTGACTTTTTTAAAGAGATTGAAAATCGATGATGTTAAGCTCTACATAAATTCAGTCGGATGTGAAAAGTGTCGACCGACTTATCGCCAGGCTCTCAAAGATTACTATGCAGATAAGATCGATGGACTTTGTGGAGACTGCAAGAGGCGTTATGATTTAAATATAATGCGCCTTCTCGATTGTAAAGTCGACGGTGATATAGCCGCCAAAGCACCGACGATACACTCTTATCTCTGTGATGAATGTTCTGCACATTTCAACGAACTCCAGGAACTGTTGAAAGCCAACGACATTGACTACGAAATAGATCAAAGACTCGTCAGGGGGCTCGACTATTACACCAAAACAGCCTTTGAAATAAGGGCCGACTCCCTTGGAAGTCAAAACCAGATACTTGGTGGAGGAAGGTACGATGGCCTCGTAGAGTACATAGGCGGAAAGTTTGTGCCAGCTGTTGGATTCGCAGCTGGTATTGAGAGAATAATAATGGTACTGAAAAGTTTGGGCATCACTCCTGAAACGGAGGATATTCCCTCAGTAGCGATCTTACCTATGGGTAAAGAATCTTTTGCCCTTGCTTTTGAATACGCCAGAAGGTTTAGAAGAAGAGGACTTTCCGTCTTTGTAGATGTGATGGACCGAAATCTCAGAAACAGGTTAAAACACGCGGCAAGAATTGGAGCGAAAATTGCAGTCATCCTCGGTGAGGAAGAAGTCGAGAAGAACATGGTCACGATAAAAGTCCTAGATACCGGCTCACAATTCAAAGTCGATGGAGATTTTGCCGCGCGCTTCGTACAGGAAAAACTAAAAGAAATATAA
- a CDS encoding glycoside hydrolase family 57 protein, giving the protein MSKGYFVLMLHAHLPYVNHPDFPQFMEERWLFEAISETYIPLLRAFKRLKSDNIPFKVTMSITPPLMEMLGNLDLKKKYLSYLDKNIELAEKEVKRTAAEHPTKHKMARYYLEDFLDLRKIYRSVNGNLVSAFMEFQRDGNLEIITCNATHGFLPLMSRYPEAVEAQIKIGVETYRYHTGVMPKGIWLAECGYYPGLEQHLKKNELSFFFVDSHALWYSEPSARYGVYRPVVTPSGVFVFARDPESSQQVWSAEVGYPGDGRYREFYRDIGFDREEQYIAPYIDPSGTRCNTGIKYHRITSKSVGLNDKDYYDIDRAMEAVREHAKDFASKKKEQVERLYEAFGRIEPVIVAPFDAELYGHWWFEGPFFIEELFRALADTKQVIPATPVEVINSIDEVQEVVPAASTWGANGYNEVWLNGKNDWIYRHLDEAIEKMISAARTYYNEEDELKVRTLNQMARELLLAQSSDWAFIMTTDTTVEYAMNRTKTHIKRFNDLYEKLLNNTLDPKELETLEWIDGIFRNIDYRVYAG; this is encoded by the coding sequence ATGAGTAAGGGCTACTTCGTGCTGATGTTGCATGCCCATTTGCCATATGTAAATCACCCTGATTTCCCTCAATTCATGGAAGAGAGGTGGCTTTTCGAAGCCATTAGTGAAACATATATCCCTCTGTTGAGAGCTTTTAAGCGGTTAAAAAGTGACAACATACCGTTTAAGGTAACTATGAGTATCACTCCCCCTCTCATGGAAATGCTGGGTAACCTGGATCTGAAAAAAAAGTACCTTTCCTATCTTGATAAAAATATTGAACTAGCAGAGAAGGAAGTAAAAAGGACAGCTGCCGAACATCCGACAAAGCACAAAATGGCGCGATATTATCTTGAAGACTTTCTCGACCTCAGGAAGATATACAGATCGGTAAACGGAAACCTCGTTTCAGCGTTCATGGAATTTCAAAGGGACGGAAATCTCGAAATCATAACCTGTAACGCCACACATGGTTTTCTGCCACTCATGTCCCGGTATCCAGAGGCCGTCGAAGCGCAGATTAAAATCGGTGTAGAAACCTATCGCTATCACACAGGCGTGATGCCAAAGGGAATCTGGCTCGCCGAATGCGGGTATTATCCCGGCCTTGAACAGCACCTGAAAAAAAACGAGCTTTCTTTCTTCTTTGTTGATTCTCATGCTTTGTGGTATTCAGAACCTTCAGCCAGGTACGGTGTTTATCGTCCGGTGGTAACACCTTCTGGCGTCTTTGTGTTTGCCAGAGATCCCGAATCGAGCCAACAGGTCTGGAGCGCTGAAGTCGGATACCCAGGAGATGGAAGATACAGAGAATTTTACAGGGACATTGGTTTCGACCGCGAAGAGCAATATATAGCCCCATATATTGACCCCAGTGGTACGAGGTGCAACACCGGTATAAAATATCACCGAATCACCTCTAAAAGCGTTGGACTAAATGACAAAGATTATTACGATATAGATAGAGCCATGGAAGCTGTCAGGGAACATGCGAAGGACTTCGCTTCCAAGAAAAAAGAACAGGTGGAACGCCTGTATGAAGCCTTTGGAAGAATAGAACCTGTGATCGTTGCTCCTTTCGATGCTGAGCTATATGGACACTGGTGGTTTGAAGGCCCCTTCTTTATTGAAGAGCTTTTCCGCGCATTGGCAGATACCAAACAGGTGATCCCGGCTACCCCTGTAGAAGTCATCAATTCTATTGACGAAGTACAGGAAGTAGTCCCGGCGGCATCCACATGGGGAGCCAATGGCTATAATGAAGTCTGGTTAAACGGGAAAAACGATTGGATTTATCGGCATCTTGATGAGGCTATCGAAAAGATGATTTCTGCAGCAAGAACGTACTACAACGAAGAGGATGAATTGAAAGTCAGAACCCTGAATCAGATGGCTCGGGAACTGCTACTGGCACAGTCCAGCGACTGGGCATTTATTATGACAACAGACACCACTGTCGAATACGCAATGAACAGAACAAAGACGCATATAAAAAGGTTCAACGACCTCTATGAAAAGCTCTTGAACAATACTCTCGATCCGAAAGAGCTCGAGACATTGGAATGGATAGACGGTATTTTTAGAAATATCGATTACAGAGTATACGCAGGCTGA
- a CDS encoding DUF4912 domain-containing protein gives MNQSKLKDFLDSSPSIQELRKLAKMLGLKLKRTMKKRDLIKLLKNELEKMEVISSITSAQRSHEEKRVRLSQPMDFDLPKSYHKDKLVLLPVNPQWVYVYWDFSNETRAKLNRKEAVLRLHDVTNIFFNGNNAHRTKEIKITIENGNWYFKVDFSDADYLAEIGYYESSKFVTLFRSNFVRTPCDHPKFVEAEKWINLKTRERRIIETSMEEKKAIEKFVPSSITSFMNPSSEEFIREFSSYKSGGAKHE, from the coding sequence ATGAATCAGAGTAAACTGAAGGATTTTCTCGACTCTTCGCCCAGCATTCAGGAGTTGAGAAAGTTAGCTAAGATGTTAGGGCTCAAACTAAAGCGCACAATGAAAAAACGAGACCTAATAAAACTGTTGAAAAATGAACTGGAGAAAATGGAAGTTATTTCATCAATAACTTCTGCTCAGAGAAGCCATGAGGAAAAACGTGTCCGTCTCTCGCAGCCAATGGATTTCGATCTTCCCAAAAGTTATCACAAAGACAAACTCGTCCTGCTTCCTGTAAATCCACAGTGGGTCTATGTCTATTGGGATTTTTCGAACGAAACCAGAGCGAAGCTTAACAGAAAAGAGGCTGTGTTGAGGCTTCATGATGTAACAAACATCTTTTTCAACGGCAATAATGCTCACAGAACAAAGGAAATCAAAATTACCATTGAAAACGGCAACTGGTATTTTAAAGTGGATTTTTCCGATGCCGACTATCTGGCCGAGATAGGCTACTACGAATCCAGTAAATTCGTCACACTCTTTCGTTCCAATTTCGTGAGGACTCCATGTGACCATCCGAAATTCGTAGAAGCAGAAAAATGGATTAATCTCAAAACAAGAGAACGCAGAATCATCGAAACTTCAATGGAAGAGAAAAAAGCGATAGAGAAATTTGTTCCCAGTTCCATCACGAGCTTTATGAACCCTTCCTCAGAAGAATTCATAAGGGAGTTTTCAAGTTACAAAAGCGGTGGTGCAAAGCATGAGTAA
- a CDS encoding metal-sensitive transcriptional regulator, with protein MEEISKEDLIKRLKRIEGQVRGLQRMIEEERDCSDILIQVSAVVSALSKVSELTAKSYAHKCILEMNEKGDVSELDALIESIIKLRRF; from the coding sequence ATGGAGGAAATTTCTAAAGAGGACCTGATAAAACGACTGAAAAGGATCGAGGGACAGGTTCGCGGACTCCAGCGCATGATCGAGGAAGAGCGCGACTGCAGTGATATATTGATACAGGTCTCCGCCGTTGTTTCAGCCTTATCAAAGGTCTCAGAACTCACAGCCAAGAGCTATGCTCATAAGTGCATTCTAGAAATGAACGAAAAAGGAGATGTTTCTGAACTGGATGCTCTCATAGAAAGTATAATCAAACTCAGGAGGTTCTAA
- a CDS encoding S41 family peptidase: protein MKNRKVIKILAIMAIIVSVFVFGAFKSLKYDEMLSKFQPVFEILNYVQKAYYDVEKVDYDKILNETLKGVMKGLDDPFAWYFTPVQTTENEIETKSEYGGIGAVVQYNTEYDCLEVVAPMVDSPAEEAGLLTGDLIFEIDGHLVSETGYYESVNLLRGTPGTEVTVKVMRKGFEEPLTITITRAKIKIKTVKYSSIDYNGWDIGYVRITQFSNPTYEEFQKALYSLIGFDAFIIDLRNNPGGLLSSVLRIASLILPEGKTVITIRDRNGSEEVYRSWGGYFSDLLKDKPIVVLVNGGSASASEILTGALKDHGVATVVGTKTFGKAAVQTVYNLSNGGEIWLPTAHYLTPNGSDIHLKGIEPDITVEATISTNSSSELTVSKVELDPESDVQLKKALEVIEEKLKLK from the coding sequence ATGAAAAACAGAAAAGTCATTAAAATCCTTGCCATAATGGCAATAATAGTCAGTGTATTCGTTTTTGGCGCGTTTAAAAGTCTGAAATATGACGAGATGCTATCGAAATTCCAACCCGTTTTTGAGATACTAAACTACGTTCAAAAGGCTTATTATGATGTAGAAAAGGTCGATTACGACAAAATACTCAATGAAACGCTCAAGGGGGTTATGAAGGGACTTGATGATCCATTTGCATGGTATTTTACGCCCGTCCAGACCACTGAAAACGAGATAGAAACAAAATCGGAATATGGTGGCATAGGCGCCGTGGTTCAATACAACACGGAATACGACTGTCTTGAAGTTGTAGCACCCATGGTGGATAGTCCAGCTGAAGAAGCTGGTTTGCTCACAGGAGACCTCATTTTCGAAATAGATGGACACCTTGTTTCCGAAACGGGTTATTACGAATCAGTGAATCTGCTCCGGGGCACTCCAGGCACGGAAGTAACAGTAAAAGTGATGAGAAAGGGATTCGAAGAGCCTTTGACAATAACAATTACCAGAGCAAAAATCAAAATCAAAACAGTGAAGTATTCGAGCATTGACTACAATGGCTGGGACATCGGTTATGTGAGGATAACGCAGTTCAGCAATCCGACCTATGAGGAATTTCAGAAGGCACTTTACAGCCTTATCGGCTTTGACGCTTTCATCATTGACTTGCGAAACAACCCAGGAGGGCTCTTGAGCAGTGTATTGAGAATTGCGAGCCTTATTCTACCAGAAGGGAAAACTGTGATCACCATAAGAGATAGGAACGGTTCAGAAGAAGTTTACAGATCCTGGGGCGGCTATTTTAGCGATCTGCTTAAAGACAAACCAATAGTCGTTCTTGTTAACGGTGGTAGTGCTTCGGCTTCAGAGATTCTCACAGGTGCACTAAAGGATCACGGCGTTGCGACTGTCGTCGGAACAAAGACCTTTGGAAAGGCCGCGGTACAGACAGTCTACAACTTATCAAACGGTGGGGAAATTTGGCTTCCAACCGCTCATTACCTCACGCCAAACGGTTCTGATATTCACCTGAAGGGTATTGAACCGGACATCACGGTAGAAGCAACTATCAGTACCAATAGCAGTAGTGAATTGACAGTTTCAAAAGTCGAGCTCGATCCAGAATCCGATGTGCAGCTGAAAAAAGCTTTAGAAGTTATTGAGGAAAAGCTAAAACTAAAATGA
- a CDS encoding nucleoside kinase: MKPIRVKVKNLNREDFFPRGTSLAEIAKFYQEEFTSPIMAARMNNAMAELIKRVNEDVEIEFVDLRDTDGLRIYTRGILFILFMAVRQLYGKVKLYVHHSLGSGLVCEVSGIKEVIDLKAIEEEMKKIVEKDLPFIKETINKFEAIKLFSEDNQREKAILFKYRKKSTVNIYRCGEYFNYYYGYMPPSTGNLKWFELFPYKQKYFILNLPTTHSPTKVPEFSDRPKLASVFMEHENWGKILGVKTVGELNSIIASGDAEIAELIRIAEALHEKKIANIADMISRRKGTRLILIAGPSSSGKTTFSKRLMLHLKVLGYRPIQISLDDYFVDREKTPRDENGNYDFESIHALDLELFNQQMNQLMEGKEVYLSSFNFKTGKRGFRETPTKIDEDQPIIVEGIHGLNELLSSSITSEKKFKIYVSALTQMNLDDMNRIPTTDVRLLRRIVRDYRYRGHSALDTIRMWESVRNGEEKYIFPYQEQADVMFNSALIYELAVLKMFAEPLLLQIDNTKPEFSEAKRLLRFIDYFLPVTAMEEIPKTSILREFIGGSTFRY, translated from the coding sequence GTGAAGCCAATTAGGGTGAAAGTAAAAAATTTGAACAGGGAGGATTTCTTTCCCAGGGGTACGTCATTAGCTGAAATCGCCAAATTTTATCAGGAAGAGTTCACCTCACCCATCATGGCTGCACGGATGAACAATGCTATGGCAGAATTGATAAAAAGAGTGAACGAAGATGTTGAGATCGAATTTGTAGATCTCAGAGATACGGATGGATTGAGGATCTACACTAGAGGAATACTATTCATTCTGTTTATGGCCGTAAGGCAGCTATACGGGAAGGTGAAGCTTTATGTCCACCATTCCCTCGGTTCCGGTCTGGTATGCGAAGTATCCGGTATAAAAGAAGTAATAGACCTAAAAGCCATTGAAGAAGAGATGAAAAAGATTGTGGAGAAAGACCTCCCCTTCATCAAGGAAACCATCAACAAATTTGAAGCGATAAAACTATTTTCCGAGGACAATCAGAGAGAAAAAGCCATACTTTTCAAATACAGAAAAAAGAGCACGGTGAATATCTACCGTTGCGGTGAGTACTTCAACTACTATTATGGGTACATGCCCCCGTCAACCGGTAATCTTAAATGGTTTGAACTATTCCCTTATAAACAAAAGTATTTCATACTGAATCTCCCCACCACTCACTCACCTACAAAAGTACCTGAATTCTCCGATCGACCAAAACTCGCCTCGGTATTTATGGAACACGAAAACTGGGGAAAAATTCTCGGAGTGAAGACTGTAGGTGAATTGAACAGTATAATAGCATCTGGGGATGCCGAAATAGCTGAACTGATCCGAATCGCTGAGGCTTTACATGAAAAGAAAATCGCAAATATAGCCGATATGATCAGCCGAAGAAAGGGGACCAGACTGATATTAATAGCGGGTCCCTCGAGTTCTGGGAAAACGACTTTTTCTAAACGATTAATGCTTCACCTGAAAGTACTGGGTTATCGTCCAATACAGATATCTCTCGATGATTATTTCGTTGACCGTGAAAAAACACCAAGAGATGAAAACGGAAACTACGATTTTGAATCTATACACGCCCTGGACCTCGAATTGTTCAACCAGCAGATGAACCAACTTATGGAGGGAAAAGAAGTATACCTCTCGAGCTTCAATTTCAAGACCGGTAAAAGGGGCTTTAGAGAGACACCAACGAAAATAGACGAAGATCAGCCAATTATCGTCGAAGGCATACATGGATTGAACGAGCTTCTCAGTAGTAGCATAACTTCCGAAAAAAAGTTTAAGATATATGTAAGCGCACTAACTCAGATGAACCTTGATGATATGAACAGGATTCCAACAACGGATGTCAGATTACTAAGGAGAATCGTGAGAGATTATCGTTATCGTGGGCACAGTGCCCTTGATACAATAAGAATGTGGGAAAGCGTTCGCAACGGCGAAGAAAAGTATATTTTTCCCTATCAAGAGCAAGCCGACGTGATGTTTAATTCCGCTTTAATATATGAGCTTGCTGTACTCAAAATGTTCGCTGAACCTTTATTGCTACAGATAGATAATACAAAACCTGAATTTTCTGAAGCAAAACGATTACTTCGATTTATCGACTATTTCCTGCCTGTTACGGCAATGGAAGAGATACCCAAGACATCCATCTTGAGAGAGTTTATTGGCGGGAGCACGTTCAGATATTAA